In Methanofastidiosum sp., a single window of DNA contains:
- a CDS encoding AEC family transporter — translation MSVILRTSVPILLLIALGYLSRKYGILKHGDERVLSSYIYYFALPSLFFINIYEVEFSREIIKYVVAGITPTFVALAIFIAIFILGIVKDKKTLYLLIVTTVFGSLAFFGIPFIVFAFGTGEPERLAALFASTISFVSVITATSVLELYKLHGEKNSRVKTLVKRFSKNPLIISTLLGVSINLIGFEVPIFLSTTLHSLGSTTSTVAIFMLGLFFFGRSYGNLKAAFGLSLLRIVFLPLIAIIFLKFVFVVPSFESTIIVLMHGMPIAVSSIVLSERYDFFKETIASLNLISALLSVFYLNIWLIILKTIF, via the coding sequence TTGAGCGTTATACTTAGAACTTCAGTTCCAATATTGCTTCTAATTGCTCTTGGATATCTATCAAGAAAGTATGGCATTCTTAAACACGGGGACGAAAGGGTCTTAAGTTCTTACATATATTACTTTGCACTTCCCTCGCTCTTTTTCATTAATATATACGAAGTTGAGTTTTCAAGAGAGATTATAAAATATGTTGTTGCAGGAATAACTCCAACTTTTGTTGCCCTAGCCATTTTCATTGCTATTTTCATATTAGGGATTGTTAAAGATAAAAAAACACTTTATCTATTAATTGTTACAACTGTTTTTGGGAGTCTCGCCTTTTTCGGTATACCCTTCATTGTATTTGCTTTTGGTACAGGGGAGCCTGAAAGATTAGCAGCACTATTTGCATCTACAATTAGTTTTGTAAGTGTTATTACTGCAACTTCAGTATTAGAACTATACAAACTCCACGGTGAAAAAAACTCTAGAGTAAAAACGCTTGTAAAGAGATTCTCAAAAAATCCTTTGATTATTTCAACTTTACTTGGTGTATCCATTAACCTAATAGGGTTTGAAGTTCCAATTTTTCTTTCTACTACCTTGCATAGTTTGGGGAGTACTACTTCGACTGTAGCTATTTTTATGCTTGGATTATTCTTTTTTGGAAGAAGTTATGGAAATTTAAAGGCCGCATTTGGATTAAGTCTTTTGAGAATAGTATTCTTGCCTTTAATTGCAATTATATTCTTGAAATTCGTATTTGTAGTCCCTTCATTTGAGAGCACTATTATAGTTCTTATGCATGGTATGCCTATCGCCGTTTCATCTATAGTGCTAAGTGAAAGGTACGACTTCTTCAAAGAAACAAT